CTTCTCCTGGAGGATCTCCTGGAACTCCGCGACGCCGACCTCGCCCTCGTCGGCGGGGCCTTCCATCGGAGAGGTCTCGTAGCCCTCGTCGTCGTCGTCGGCCTCGGCTTCCGCCTCCTCGTCGTCCTCGAACAGCTCCTCGCGCTCCTCGAGCTTGGCGTTGAGCGCCGTGCGGAGGAAGTTCACCATCGTGACGCCCTCGATCTCGGCGGGGTACTGGAACGCCAGGAAGATGCCCAGCGCCGCCCGCTCGTTCGGTTCGAGGTCGAGCAGGTCCCACGTCTGCAGATCCGCGGGGACTTCGATGTCCTCGAACTCGTCCTCCTCGATGTGCAGCAGCACGTCGCCGCCCGTGACCTCGTAGGTCGGGTGGCCCGCGATGATCTTCGCCAGTGTGGACTTGCCCGAGCCGTTGGGACCCATCAGCGCGTGGATCTCGCCCGACTCGACTTCCAGGTCCACACCCTCGAGGATCTGCTCGCCGCCGTCCTCTGCGACTTTCGCCTGTAGGTTGTCTATTTCGAGTACAGCCATGTGTTTCGGTCGTCCTAAAACACGGTACTGACGCTGATAATAGTTTCGAGTTTCCACGACCCTCTTTTGTGAATCGGAAACCGAATTTATGGTATAGGAAACCCCGGAGGAGCCACGAGCGGGCGACCCGGACGGTCCGCGCACTCGACGCAGGTCCGGCCTACATGAAGCTCTCTAAACCGGTCTGTTCCTGGCCGCTCTTGACCTCCTCCCAGGAGATGTCGAGCGCTTCGAGGATGCGCGCGATCGGCCCCTTGAGCGTCTTGTCGAGCATCTTGTCCCAGTCGACCTCGAAGGCGTCGGGCACCTGGTCGGCGTACTCGAAGCAGATCACGTCCGGGTCGCGCTTGAACTCGCCGTACAGCACGTCCTCGGCCGGATCGAGGTCCAGTTCTGCCTCGATCTCCCGGAAGAACTCGGGGTGGACTTTCTTCAGGTAGAGCCGCTTGGGTTTCGAGCCGCTGGCGAAGTTCGTGTCCAGAACGAGGTTGGCGTACTTCGCGCCCCGTACTTGGGCGGTGTCGGTGTCGTAGTTGTCGAGTTTCTTCCCGATGCCGCCCGGGATGCCGATGTCGTCGAGGCTGGCCTCGCCGTTCTGGAAGTCCTCGATGACGCCGTGAACGTAGTCTTTCACGTCCTCCAGGTCCTCGCCGTGGACGATCATCTCGATGACCTTCAGTTGTACCTCCTTCGTGATCGGCGCGATGTCCGAGCGCTGGTACTCGAAGCCCGTGATGTCGATGTCGTCGACGTCTTTGCCCTCCTTCCAGACGATGTGACCCGCGTAGCGCTTCTTCTTGCCCGCCTGGAAGAACCGTCGATAGAGCTTCTCGAACTCGATCTGGAAGCGGTGTTCGTCCGCGTTCAGGTTCTCGCGAGCGTAGGAGTCGTACGAATCGTTGATCCGCTCCTCGAGTTCGAAGGAGTTCTCGATTGCCTCGTCTTTCCCCGCGTCCTCACCGATCTCCAGCATCACCGAGTCGGTGTCACCGTAGATGACTTCGTAGCCGAAATCGTTGACCGACTGCTCGGTGTAGTTGATGACCTCCCGACCGGTCGCCGTCACCGCCGCCGCGCTGTCCTTGTCGTACAGGCGGAAGCGATCCCAGCCCGAGACGCCGTAGAGCGACTGGCCGACGAACTGGAACGTGCCGTTCCGGCCCGCCAGAAGGGTGTGATTGTCTTCGACCGTGACGCAGTAGACGCCGTCCTCGGCCTCGCTCCGGGAGCCGCTGCGGTGCATCCGGAGCGTGTTCTTCGACCCCTCGCTCACGTAGATGCGCCAGCTCCCGCTGTCCCTGTTGTAGTTCGCGGTGAGGCCGAGATGCGCACAGAGACGCAACACGTCGTCTCGCAGTCGTTCGCTCGACGTGGTGTACCGCCAGGAGTTCGTCCCGCGGTCGCCGTCGCCGTCGAGGAGCACGTCGAGGAAGCGTCGCTTCTGTTCGGTCGACGCCTCGAAGACGAACTCCGGGATGCGCTTCTCGAAACTGTTCTCGCCGCAGGTCTCCTCGAGGAACCGACCGAGCAGTCGGGAAGTGAACTGATAGGACTGGTCGTCGACGTAGTAGTCGAAGTCCATCCCGTCGAGCAGCGTCCCGATAGCTGCGTGGTCGCTCTCCGCTACAGCACCACTACCGGCATCACCGGCTCCACCGTCGGTCGCGACCGGCGCGTCCTGCGCGATCTTGACGGTCGTCGCCGAGCCGCGGAGTTTGTCGCCGAACTGCTTGTCTTCGGACGTGTAGACGTTCCCTTCGGTGATGTACCACGCGAGCAGTTCGAGGAAGTCGTCGCCGTCGTACGTCCGCGGGATCCACTTCCGATTGGCCTCGCCGTGGACGAAGCACTGCTCGGCGACACTGTCGATGTACTCCCGGTGTTCCTCGAACTCGTCGGCCGAGAAGACGTACCCCTCCTTCCCGACGTCGTTTTTCATCACTTTGTCGGGGTAGTAGCCAATTTCCGCTGCGAACGTGTGCCCGTGGACCTCCGGACGGACCCAGATCTCGTAGTCGTCGAGTAGCTCTGTCAGGTCGACTTGGTCGACCGTCGACCCGCCGGGCCCCTCCCAGTCGTGCGGCAGTTGATAGTTCGTCGTGCGGTCGAGGTCGCCCGCTTCGACGAACCGGTAGTCGTCTTCGTCCCACGAGATGCCGTTTTTCTCGTTTTTCCTGACGAGCATCCGGTGGTTCGGCGTCACCCGGAAGTCGATCTTGTCCGTCTGCACGTCGACGAGTTCGCCCTCGTAGTCCGGGTACGCCTGCGTCTCGACGACCGGCTTGACCTCCATCTGCATCGTCTCCGGGTCGAGCGAGTAAACCTCGTCACCCACGTCGAGGTCCCGGATCCCACGAACCCCTTCGGGCGTGAGCACGTCCGTATCCGGCGTGAAGCAGTTCATCACGACCTTGACCGAGGCCTGCTGGTTGTCGTATCGCTCGTATGCCTCCGAGCCGGGGTCGTGGTCGTTGCGAAGCTGCTTCTTCTCTTCGCGTTCTGTCAGGAGTTCGTCGATCATCTCCCGCATCATCCCGGCGGGCTCCTTGCGGAAGTGCTGGCCCGTGGGCGTCTCGTAGGTCTCGCCGTCGTAGG
The window above is part of the Halosimplex rubrum genome. Proteins encoded here:
- a CDS encoding ABC transporter ATP-binding protein codes for the protein MAVLEIDNLQAKVAEDGGEQILEGVDLEVESGEIHALMGPNGSGKSTLAKIIAGHPTYEVTGGDVLLHIEEDEFEDIEVPADLQTWDLLDLEPNERAALGIFLAFQYPAEIEGVTMVNFLRTALNAKLEEREELFEDDEEAEAEADDDDEGYETSPMEGPADEGEVGVAEFQEILQEKMEQLDMDEKFANRYLNAGFSGGEKKQNEVLQAAILEPSIAVLDEIDSGLDIDRLQDVSKGINALRDEQGAGILQITHYQRILDYVEPDHVHVMIDGEIAKSGGAELAETLEDEGYDWVREEVYEAA
- a CDS encoding DNA polymerase domain-containing protein, with protein sequence MEQTEFGDFGAGEQRPADEAEAVAGNDTGDEVATVVDADSVRFPDAQGSVTLTVTQVDYTVEYSGDDEFPVVHVFGRREVEADDEDPELEHVEVYDFEPYFYAPIENVDDQRIASYDGLVDYRETDPEGEPFESIRGQRLAKIIGRTPRDVGQVRDEFDHYEADILFPNRLLIDKDIKSGVRVPERREDDGTIRIPHQEVEAVEANTTPRVNFFDIEVDDRNGFPEDGEETIVCLTSHDSYRDEYVNWLYQSPAGVDGPAALEAYEPIEDDIDADVRVFEEEEAMLEAFVDYVEETDPDVFSGWNFDDFDAPYFLDRMEELQSPSHDYDLDIDRLSRVDEVWRSDWNGPDIKGRVVFDLLRAYKSTQRTELESYRLDAVGEVELGVGKERYSGDIGDLWEDNPERLLEYNLRDVELCVELDRKQDIVAFFEEVASFVGCKLEDAPTAGDAVDMYVLHKAYGDFALPSKGTVESGEEFEGGAVFEPITGVRENVSVLDLKSLYPMCMWTTNASPETKIDDPEAYDGETYETPTGQHFRKEPAGMMREMIDELLTEREEKKQLRNDHDPGSEAYERYDNQQASVKVVMNCFTPDTDVLTPEGVRGIRDLDVGDEVYSLDPETMQMEVKPVVETQAYPDYEGELVDVQTDKIDFRVTPNHRMLVRKNEKNGISWDEDDYRFVEAGDLDRTTNYQLPHDWEGPGGSTVDQVDLTELLDDYEIWVRPEVHGHTFAAEIGYYPDKVMKNDVGKEGYVFSADEFEEHREYIDSVAEQCFVHGEANRKWIPRTYDGDDFLELLAWYITEGNVYTSEDKQFGDKLRGSATTVKIAQDAPVATDGGAGDAGSGAVAESDHAAIGTLLDGMDFDYYVDDQSYQFTSRLLGRFLEETCGENSFEKRIPEFVFEASTEQKRRFLDVLLDGDGDRGTNSWRYTTSSERLRDDVLRLCAHLGLTANYNRDSGSWRIYVSEGSKNTLRMHRSGSRSEAEDGVYCVTVEDNHTLLAGRNGTFQFVGQSLYGVSGWDRFRLYDKDSAAAVTATGREVINYTEQSVNDFGYEVIYGDTDSVMLEIGEDAGKDEAIENSFELEERINDSYDSYARENLNADEHRFQIEFEKLYRRFFQAGKKKRYAGHIVWKEGKDVDDIDITGFEYQRSDIAPITKEVQLKVIEMIVHGEDLEDVKDYVHGVIEDFQNGEASLDDIGIPGGIGKKLDNYDTDTAQVRGAKYANLVLDTNFASGSKPKRLYLKKVHPEFFREIEAELDLDPAEDVLYGEFKRDPDVICFEYADQVPDAFEVDWDKMLDKTLKGPIARILEALDISWEEVKSGQEQTGLESFM